The Lasioglossum baleicum chromosome 18, iyLasBale1, whole genome shotgun sequence genomic sequence taatttgattTGGGAAAATGTTTGGGAACATTTGTCGATatcacataaaaaataaggtgtccagcCGGGAATCGCAGGACCgcataaatatatacatttcaaaatttcgaaatatgcattttaagCATTCGCCATTTTGCCAATTTCCAAGATAAATTATTTGTTTTGGTAAACGCAAGAACGACGTTCATATTGATTAAGAATCATCTCAATCTTTTGTTTTAGTCCACCCTgagttaaaaaaaattataataagacggaaaaaaaatcgtaaaaattgaTCAATTTCTCACAGTTTGTATGAGGCGGCCCCCtaagtttgaaaaattcaatcATTTTAAAAGGATAAGTTGTCATATGAGCACTATTATAGACATAAACAtgtaaaaaatgcaaaattcttGATATTGTAAATCAAATATGTACATTGACgaaacaaatattaatatttattttccgaTCTACTTACCAGATAATCCCGACACGCTTCGAAGAGTTTGCTAATTATATAAGCTCCACCGCACCCCATCTGCTTCATCCAAATCTCCGTATAAGGGGTGCGCAGGCATTGTTCGCCTCTCGTTTCTTCTCTTTCCACATAATAGTATCAATTACATTGTTATTACAACACTccgatcgatatttcaatagATAATGTGTTCCGGATTATGTGATAGTTTTAAGTACCACAAAAAGGCCAGTGTTCATCAACCTGATTTTTTAATCCTCACCTTCTATGTGCACTTTTTCCTATTCAATAAGAATACCATTAAATCATACATTTAACTTTTTACCGTTGCAAATTTTTTACGAAACTATCATATGTCccaaaatgttattttatacgaaggacaaaaaatattcacatttacaatataaaattggaaaaaaataaaagaagattTGCATGACTTTAAAAATATTAGTGTTACTTATTGTTCGTAAATGTAAGTAATCTCTTTTTTTACCGTGTGTGCTATCATTTTTTCCTATCGAATTCTTGTATTGCATATTTTTGCAGATAGAAAGATTGATTCAAGAAGTTAATCTCTTTCAAGAAAAACTTAGTGAATTATATTTACGTATTTTCGTTTGTTattcattaaaaatatattatttggaTAAACAATGggtaaaattttcgaaagaagGACCAGGTTGAAAGTCGCTGCTCGTTGCGGTATGGGCCGACAAGATAGCATCGAATGCTCAACTATGCGTTTAATTTGAAACTGAGCCCCAAAGAACCCGTAATTCGGCAATGTTTGGGGTCGTATGGTTGGGGTCGTATATAAACAGGAGTTCATTAAACGACCGCAGTTAAACTTTCGACACACAACGAACGAGAACATGAAAGACTTCAGTATACAGAGTATCTTAGCAGACACGATCACGATCAACGATCAATGTAAAAAGTGTCAACCCCCCGAAAACAACGAGGGCACGTGCGAGACGACCGGCTCGGAAATTAGTGCGATGGAAATGAATTTTACAAGACGAAAAAATCATCTGTGCACAACGAGAAACCTAAGTGAAAGTGGCGTGgatttcagaaataaaaatgGCATTGATAAACGACGGTTCTTAATTGATAAACTTATTTTTGAATACGGTgaacaaaatgataattttcttaATGCCGATCAGGAACAAATGTACGATGACGTACGCAAGTTCTCGGAACAAGTAGCACAGaaaaaatttgatttggatACAGTAAAAGACGCaagtattaaaaaagaaattgaagtGCCGAGCAATGTCAGATCGAAAAGATGTTTGTTTACGGAGTGTAACGTGAATTGTAGGAGCGTGAACAGTAATTTATTGAATGAACGACGAAGAAGGAACTCCGCGCGAAGATTGAGAACAAATGATAAACCAAAACGTGACGCAAATCGGAGAAGGCGCGATCGTTGGCAGACGAATTGTTTAAATCAAAATAGTGAACTATCAGAACGACAATGTGATCGTTTAACAGTAGAAGCGAACAATGACCGTTTATTGTCGAATATCCTGAAGAAGAATGAAGACGAGCTTTTGAAAGGTGATACAGAAAGTCTGCAGACGCTTCGAAGCAAATTAGAGTGGCTTCATTGCACAAGGTACAAACCGCCGAAAGTTCCTAGAAAATCAAGAACTGGCAAATGCAAAAGAAGAGTTAGCCTGGATCCTCGAATACCGTTCTCGACGCACCAACTCGATGTTCTTGAACAAAAATTTTGCAACGGCGCTTATCTCTCAAAAAATGACGTCCTCGAGCTTTCTACCACTCTGAAACTTCCCCCTAAAAAGGTAACACCCTGAAGACGAGGTAATTTTGTAAGAATTATTTCTAGGAAAATAGTACGCCATATATTTGTTACATCACACATTTTTTGGGAATACCTCCCTCAAAGGTGATTGGGAGGTCATCTTAATAGAGTTAGTCATCTTAATAGAATTTGTATGTTTATTAGTTACAGTAGTTATACCGTTGCATCTAAGAAATTACACCATTCTATTagaagaagaaataaaaattatcaatAATCATTCCTTCCTTTCTTTTTAGGTCAAAATTTGGTTTCAAAATCGTCGTGCTAAAGAGAGGCGTGACTCCCGTAGTAGCACATAGTAAAGTATTCTTCAATAAAATATTGCGGTCATCGATTGTAAATCGAAGTTCTACTtataaaattaaagaatatgggtacattatttattattgataAGCCACATGCTGTGCGTCCTTGAAATGATGGGctctaaatttatttatatggaAGTAAGCTGTTAGCGTAATTCCGATGATCAGTGACAACCGAAGCCAATTTGTCGATTCTCTCTAGTGATCATATTGCTTCAATCTATTTCGTGACTAACAGTCTTACGTCACATACGCTTATTTCCGTCGACACCACCAGTTTCATGAAATGTTTTTATAAATCCATAATAAATGGCACGTCAAAGACTTTGCTCGATTAATAAGACGAATGAGAATAATAAACACTATATAACTGATGAAATTGGACGTAacatttaaatttctaaatagtCTTTCGAAGTCGTTGTGCAGTCACGCGTGACTCCTCGTCACGAGCTGAATTAcgtccgtttttattaaaaatatgatgTGCTCGTAGCACAATCAAAACGGACCAATGAAAGCTCGTCATGTGACACATATGTCGCCATTATGGTTTACAAATAAAATAAGCTGTAATTGTTCATATTATTAATAAACATCTACAAACTTTATTTTGACTgttaaaatactatttcaatttaaatgtcgAATTATTTGATAGTTCGATTCGaaaacaaagtaattttttGTACGTCTGGAATGATCATAGTTTACTTACACATTTACGATGAATTATAAAGTACGGTGTCTATGAATGAATCCGTGAGCTACACAGctacataattttttttatttacgtcAACATTCAACTGAGAATATGTAAGTGTATCAGAAACGAAACTCTTCTCGAAATTTGACGTCCGTATCCTCAAATTAGATGACCTTGACATCTGAATGAACGAGGAACAAGAGactaaacaaataaaattgaaatggcGGTAATGcgcgaaaatatttgaaacataTACGGTAGAGTACGATTTTCAACGAATATACATGAACCAAATATGTATttctcaaaaaattatttttatcctattacatatatatgtacgatTGGTgtttaataataactgtttaaaaattgaaccaaacaatttatgtttttcttttgaGATATTGAGTTCATCAGGACTTTTACTATACAGGGCGTAACAAAAAAGTATTGTATACATGTATAACGAATTTTGTAACAGAGCAAATTCATCTGTACTTCATCAGCAAACTATACTTATTTATAGTCAACCGCTGTATATATCGTATAAGCGAAAAATCACGCTGTTTATAAATAATACTGAACGTATTTCACATGACCATTTGACGATTCAGCAAATTCTCGTAATGTTCTATGAATCAATCATTTGACAAAAGCATTTCGCATATAAGTGCGTATATGTATATGCGTAACATATACACGAGTGTGTATACGTATAACAATAATGTTAATTCGATAAAATTTCATTGTGATTTATTTTTTCTACTTATCCTATAGTCCCCGGAACGAATTTATCTAATATTTAGTAGCATGAGCATCTTATTCATCGACAACATTTTGTTCACAATTTTCCGTAGTATTTCTTCTTGAAACAAGAAATCACTGTAAATATATAGTCGATAACTTTTTACATAAACGTCCTTTTTATTAGAAGAAACAGGTGTCCGAAGTCCACTGAAGTCCACCGAAGTCTAGGTGAGTCCAGGTGAGTCTAAATAGGACACTTATAACTTATGCATGCGGCATCAGGTTACAACAGGTTACAAACGTTACAAACACTGGTAAATCACATGACAATACATGTGATTGACATGTGATCCACGAAGCTGAAGTTACGAAGTTTCGAAACGCACCGCAGTAAAGAAGTTACGTTCACATCGGACACACTTGCGGATACATGTGTATCGGTTCTGGAAAAACTCGAGTTTCGCGCCTGCAGGAATGATCCGTGACGTAACCTTGAGTTTTTCCCACCAGATGTCGGTCGCATCGAGCGAGAGGGGTCGAGCGATTCTATAGCAGTTATGTAGGAACAGTTGCGCGACGAATCCCGTCCGTTGCACATGCGCGCACCGTTCGTTCAATTCCTCGAAAATTTACGAACACTCTCGGCATTTGAAGATGCAGCGTTCCGTCCAACAAGCGAACGGCGATGGCGTTCTCGCCTCGCCGCGAAAAAAACAGCGACTGTCGAATACCACGGCGAAAGTCACTGTCGTCCTTGGAGCGCAATGGGGCGACGAGGGTAAAGGCAAGGTCGTCGATATGCTTGCAATGGATGCTGATGTCGTCTGCAGGTGTCAGGTGAGTCCGCCATCTTTTCCATTGTCGCCTggcatttttctttttaacgcGAGTTCACACGCGAATCGTCGCGTTCCCATCGCGATCTACCGACGCTTCCGATGCCCTACGAAGCCAGCCTATTTTCTCCGGGATTGTTAACATgcttttctttcattttatcgtttattttaaaatCACGAGCGAAGCATTTCCTCTTCCCTCTCGCTCGTGCCCGCTCTTCCCTCCTATTTCCTATCTCCGCGCGTCGATCCCCCTCACCGTACCCACAGTTCGTCAGCACGTGATTATTCGAACGCCTTCTATTCTCACATgttttaatttgttcctctgtgcAATCGTTTTCTGTTTTTATTGCTTGCTCACTTGACAGCTGTCATTTTCACTGCATCTCTACAATTTTGTAATCGAATATGCAGTCtttcatttaatattgttttcaaTGATGCAATCTCTGTAgattctgtttttcgctattACGAGCCCAATTTGTCTAGACCGCggatatttttgtaaaataaaaattgtttgcactcGCTGCAAGACGTAGAGaccaaacagaaatttatttctcttatCCACAGGCTAGTGATACATAATAATATGTTCTCTGTATTTTGCAGTGACAAATTGAATTTACGTCTGCgtaaaatttctttaatctttatgcaaaaaattgttttcatcgGAAGTCGAACTGTACTCGAGTCTGTACAATGTTTATTAATCGGAGTTTTTTTACTCCACTCTTTTCGAAGATGTACTTTTTTTAATGGAGctacatataatatttttcaaatatatttgattCTACtcctttttacaattattgcatTTGTTATGGTTTTTACACACTAacgataaatattaaaaaactatTACAGCTCTACTTAatagattattattaataagttttaataatatttaatttattctcaATTTATAAAGTTTTGGATCTTTCAAACACGACTGAATTATTACACATACATTACTTGTGATAATAAAGAATAATGAGTTGTATGTACTTTTGCTTtataatattatcgaaatagagGACAAATTGCAGGGATTGGTATCTGGGGTTacataaaacaaaaaattattacTTGATTGATTTACTGAAACGTATGTTTATATTATGATAAGCGGTATTGAGAGCATTGACTGAACGCTATCggttcgaataataataatgtttcgTCTACACCGGTACTTTTACAATCAGTCTAATCTTCAAAGTGATTACAATAAAATACCACGTACAAGCGAaagccatagacatatagagaatATATGTCTATATATGTCTATGGCGAAAGCCGACAATTTGTTTGTGTATACATTTATCATTGTACCTGTAAAGAACAAACTCATACAGACATGTTTATAATATATCATATTATAGTTATTAATCACTAACAATTTCACGCTGTTTCTTCAGTGTGAACATAGTTTTACTCGTCTCGCGGTTTTCTGTTCGAATGCCTGCAAAATGAACGGCGGGAAGCTACAGGTGTTGCTGACAGCAAAGAAAATCGAAAGAGAATCGAATTTCGTTACCACCTCGATGAGATTATTCTATgctttaaaatagaattttatattaactTCAAACGTTATTGTTTACTCGAAGAAACATTCCTTAACAACATGTTGTAATTAGTATTCTCAAGAATTCCGCGGCTAGATAAGAATAGCTGATAACATCTCCTAGTAATCACGACTGTAAGTCAATCGACCTCGATCGGCAATGTAGTTTTTTATCATCATGGTTTGCATAATGAATTTTTCATTCTCCGCCGTGGTTTCTTattttttcgaggttgaaaaaatccCACAACGTATATTGAGGTATGTACTTATTATAACTGCTGTTCAAATCTTTTcctaataaaaacaaatattcgACGGGAAATTATTTGATTATTTGTAAGTACTtgagattttatttaaaaaagcaTTTCATCAAATAAGacataaaatacaaaatgattTCAAATAACGAAATAAtctaaagaaaaattatttgtctgttcagataaaataaaacgtgattatttcaattaaacaAGTAGCCAAATAATATATTATCTCAACTATTATTTCTCAAGTAACTTATTTGGATAATGTCCAAGTCTGGAGTAAATCACACTTGAAGAGTGTTATgaaacgattatgaaatttattcGTACAAAAACGAATAGTGGAAtagactgtatatgtatatcgtcAATGGGCAACTGTCAAAATATGCAGATACCTACTACATATAGCCAAACGAAAGTTTATTTGCCAACGCAACTCAGCTTTGCGGGAGTTGAAAAGTGCATACTATATTTTATACATTAAATTCGGTCTAATAAATCTTAGAGTCCTATGAATAATTTTTCTTCGAAAGTacgaaaaagaatttttactGTACTTCACGATAAATATTTGAAACGAATCAGGAATTGTACAACATTTAAATCACATTAGAAGAACAGAAACTATAAATACATTAACATTGTACTATTGCACACAGGGacgaaatttataaatttcattttgcaACGGTTGTTATGCAATGAGGGAACACATGACTTTAAGTCTACTGCAAATATGAACATGTGGGTTAGTAATTCTGTGTAATTCCATGAGATAACGATTCTGTGTAATTTGTACGTTGTTTGAGCGTAACAAATTGTGAAAGATTTTAATTAAACGTTTCTAATacgtttgaaaaaattgttttatttcatatttaaacATTGGAATAATCTGTAGAAATTTTGCTATGCAAGTGAACTAAACTAACGTGGAATTAAAAACTTTTAAAAGAACATTTTCCCAAATGAGATAATACGTTATccgaataattatttttcaaacatATCATTTGAATAATAATCAAGTTGGCTCGATACAAGGACGTATGTTTTCGCAGGGAACAGTGAAAACTTTTCGGATAAGGTCGTGCCATTGCTTCTGTTTGCTCGAATCACTAGCAACTGTTAGTCACGCAACCATGACTAACGAAACCTCCGTAAAATAGCTATCGACATAGTTAACGCTGTCCGGACTTTGCAATATCCGAAAATAAAGCGTTTTAGTTAATGTAACCGGAAGAACGCCACTCCATCCGTTGCCTAACAACCTACAGTGCTGCGAATAATTATAGCCACGAGCATATTTTTCAAGAACCCGATGTTTCCGTTCGACCAAGGTCAAATGAAATTGttgattttttcaaataaaagtgaTTTATCGAACTTGTCAATCAGTTCTTTCGCAAACTAAACCTGTACAGTAACACTTTCACGTTTTTGTAAGAGTTCCGTTTGAACAGTTGTTTTACACATATAAAAGTTAATAATAGTTTTTACTTGCAAGATCACGGGAATTGACTCTgattgaggggaatacagttaccctctctccgccagtaccggattagtcacgtgacatcatGACACGACGGAAaagcgtagaaggggaagggtggAGTGGGAGAAGTCTCGATGTAGCCACACTGGCGCCAACTGGGTTTTTGAAAGCAGTGTTATTACTTTCGCTTGATTGATTCgcgtaaattgattttttatcatCTCTTCCAGTTGCATCCTTACTAAAAAGAAACCGAGGGTCATAAAGGAAAACAACTTCCAAATTTGTATTTAGCACACTAAAATCTGCAAGATGTATTGACACTACGGTTATTATAAAACAGAAATATGACATGCAAAATTGGTGTTATAACCGACAAGAATTGGCAAGAAGGCTTCCGGGAGCCTGATTGTATTGATAGACTCGTAACCTCTTGCCTGGCCTGTTTGTTCAATATTCCGCATTTTCTCCTTTGTCCTTCACATGTAATAGTGTGTTCGAAACATCGATTAGGACATTTAAAAGTTCTATTCGAGCAAGTTATATCCTAGTTCTTGATCACGCTATATTCTCCGAGTAAAATGCCGACGCATAAATCATTGTTTATTTCTGCAAGTAGATTTGATAATTCGATTGCCCACTATAATATTGTAAATCGTTAGGCTGATTTAAGTTAAAACGTTTTTCGCTAGAAAAAAATCACGTACTCCCATTTTCTACGCCAACGATCACACTTTTTTTTACAAAGGCTTATTAATGGCTGTACTAAAAAAATGTTacgatttttgttttaaatgttTGAACGCTTATCTTCTTTCGCAATTGTAGTTGTTTTTGGACAACCGCCTgcgttattttttaaataactctaTTCAACGCAACAACTTCTTACtaatattttggaaatttttgtgaccgaataatttctattctttaaattattaatcGTGTTACGTTTATTTTAAATGTATTATACGTTCGTCTCTTAATCTCTTTTCGTGCAGTACAGTTTATCTGTTCAGTAAGGATTGTTGGTTCTTTAATAAAGATTTGGTATACGGAAAGAGGAAATTCTTTCTTATAACGTAGATCTGCATGATTGTGTAGTGATCTTATTGTCGCAGAGTGTAGGTCAAGGGTGTCCCAAAGATATAGTAATCAGTCAGTGAGCGAGTGGTGTTTCACAAAGTTTGATATTGAAATGAGCCGTCATATTTCTTTCCGGTTATATTCTTCGAATATAATAATACACAGGTTGAACCAAATAAAGTGATGCAGCAACTTCGAAAAATATCGAACAGTAATTACCCTGTAGATCAGCGGTTTTCAACTTTTATGCTACTACGACTccccgaaaaaaattttttcagcgcctcctttttattttttcaatagaTATCTACTAATAAATAAAACTAAGTTTTATTTATTAGTAGATGTTATGGCCTCCTCTGGCAATAGTTCGCCCTTCCCAGGTTGGAAACCGTTGCTGTAGATCGAATAAAGTGCTAGAGGTGCTAGCGGCTAATAGTGTTCAGATATACGACGCTCGAAATGATAAAATTCTCACACCTGGTCGACGGAGAACGATTGCTGTGTTTGGAGAATTCTATACAACGCGATACCGCTTGCGTTCGTGTCGCGTTTCTTTACGCCAGGCGTTAACCGACGCGCATTCCGTGTCGAATCAGCGGTTTTGTCAACGGTCCCAGCGGACAGTAACTTGCAAAAGCAACGAATCATAGCAATAATGTTCGATATTGATTCGATAAGAATCTCAATTGGCATACGGtgatctggaaaaatatctGTATTTTTAAACATCAATTGCTCATAAAGAATAATGAATATTTAGCATAGTTAGGTTTTGACAGCACCTATCTTTGTTTAAATAGACTATACAACATAAGTACAAATTacgtatattttatattgcgaGAATTGCTAACAAAATATGCTTAAGGTGGGGGTCCTTACAATTTCCTTAACGGGGGTATAGTGTTCTTAACGTGtcgaaaaaaaaacacgttCAAGGAGGTGATAACCTTAACAATTAGAAAAATGTGTAATTAATTCAAAACGAAAAAGTAATACGTAAATAATGCATCGGATCAGCGGTTTTTCAATGACTATTGAATAAAGATTTCGAGGTGGGGCATATACCTGACTGGAACTACAGTAATGAAAACATTTATTGCGTCACACCAATATCAAGCACATTTTAAACGTTGTTGTACAGTTTGTATCTGTTATCAGACGTATTTTTTGCATTCTTATGCAATGTCACAAAGTTATGATAATTCAAAACACTCGAACTCGTTTCCTCTAAAATCATGATTATTCAATTACGCTACTGTTTCAA encodes the following:
- the LOC143218089 gene encoding uncharacterized protein LOC143218089 encodes the protein MVGVVYKQEFIKRPQLNFRHTTNENMKDFSIQSILADTITINDQCKKCQPPENNEGTCETTGSEISAMEMNFTRRKNHLCTTRNLSESGVDFRNKNGIDKRRFLIDKLIFEYGEQNDNFLNADQEQMYDDVRKFSEQVAQKKFDLDTVKDASIKKEIEVPSNVRSKRCLFTECNVNCRSVNSNLLNERRRRNSARRLRTNDKPKRDANRRRRDRWQTNCLNQNSELSERQCDRLTVEANNDRLLSNILKKNEDELLKGDTESLQTLRSKLEWLHCTRYKPPKVPRKSRTGKCKRRVSLDPRIPFSTHQLDVLEQKFCNGAYLSKNDVLELSTTLKLPPKKVKIWFQNRRAKERRDSRSST